Proteins from a genomic interval of Trifolium pratense cultivar HEN17-A07 linkage group LG6, ARS_RC_1.1, whole genome shotgun sequence:
- the LOC123892590 gene encoding wee1-like protein kinase → MKKKTPKTTTKGRSKKLPLSASNTRQLQLQLSKFSLTQYKPLLPTTSSTISRFQNLLDSEAIENPSSCVRVTNDATEADQRDFILSQDFFCTPDYITPDNQRILNGLDFNKDNSPCPKSPEKLNTTKSKRCRLDGVSVNPLSPTYSSDHQQVVELGKDSVAEEEAVDITIASGKPKVQNYVSHSAAALRCRAMPPPCISNPYLKDVSQKETKDPFANQRSKCAGLFPKFTAVDGLSRYRTDFHEIEQIGRGNFSCVFKVLKRIDGCLYAVKRSTRQLQLETERKKALMEVQALAALGSHENIVGYYTSWFENEQLYIQMEICDHSLSVKKGSEFLAEGQVLKAFYQVANALRFMHEKGIAHLDVKPDNIYVKNGVYKLGDFGCATLIDSSLPIEEGDARYMPQEILNDNYDHLDKVDIFSLGASIYELVRKSPLPESGGHFLNLKEGKLPLLPGHSLQFQNLLKAMIDPDPVKRPSARELVENPIFDRVLRTAKN, encoded by the exons atgaagaaaaaaaccCCTAAAACAACTACAAAGGGAAGAAGTAAGAAGTTACCACTAAGTGCGAGTAACACCAGACAGTTACAGCTTCAGCTCAGTAAATTCTCTCTCACACAATACAAGCCATTATTACCAACAACTTCTTCCACCATTTCTCGCTTCCAGAATCTTCTAGATTCAGAAGCCATTGAAAACCCTTCCTCTTGTGTTAGGGTTACGAATGATGCTACTGAAGCAGATCAAAGAGATTTCATTCTCAGTCAAGATTTCTTCTG TACGCCAGATTATATAACACCGGATAATCAGAGAATTTTGAATGGTTTGGATTTCAATAAG GATAATAGTCCTTGCCCTAAATCGCCGGAGAAATTGAATACTACTAAAAGCAAGAGATGTCGATTGG ACGGTGTATCGGTAAACCCTCTTAGCCCTACGTATTCTAGTGACCATCAACAAGTTGTGGAACTTGGTAAGGACTCTGTTGCCGAGGAAGAAGCTGTTGATATAACGATAGCTTCTGGTAAGCCGAAGGTCCAGAATTATGTGTCACATTCTGCAGCTGCATTGCGTTGTCGGGCCATGCCTCCTCCTTGCATCAGTAACCCCTATTTAAAAGACGTTTCACAAAAGGAAACCAAGGATCCCTTTGCAAACCAAAGATCCAAATGTGCAG GTCTCTTCCCTAAATTTACAGCCGTGGACGGGCTCTCCCGTTATCGCACAGACTTTCACGAGATTGAG CAAATTGGTAGAGGGAACTTTAGTTGTGTTTTCAAAGTATTAAAGCGAATAGATGGCTGCTTGTATGCCGTGAAACGCAGCACAAGACAGTTACAGCTGGAAACAGAAAG AAAAAAAGCTTTGATGGAAGTCCAAGCTTTGGCAGCCTTGG GTTCTCATGAGAACATTGTGGGTTATTACACTTCATGGTTTGAAAATGAACAGCTGTACATTCAGATGGAGATTTGTGATCATAGCTTATCCGTAAAGAAAGGCTCTGAGTTCTTAGCAGAAGGTCAAGTGTTAAAAGCTTTTTATCAG GTTGCCAATGCGCTGCGATTTATGCACGAGAAAGGAATAGCTCATCTTGATGTTAAACCTGATAATATTTATGTCAAAAATGGTGTTTATAAGCTTGGTGATTTTGGATGTGCTACTCTTATAGATAGTAGCCTGCCAATTGAGGAAGGAGATGCTCGTTATATGCCCCAGGAAATCCTTAACGACAATTATGATCACCTTGACAAGGTTGATATTTTCTCCTTGGGAGCTTCTATTTATGAACTTGTTCGAAAATCGCCTTTGCCAGAATCAGGAGGTCATTTTTTGAATCTTAAAGAGGGCAAGTTACCACTCCTGCCCGGTCATTCATTACAATTCCAAAACTTGCTCAAG GCCATGATCGATCCTGATCCAGTCAAGAGGCCTTCTGCCAGAGAGTTAGTAGAGAACCCAATTTTCGACAGGGTCTTGAGAACCGCTAAAAATTGA
- the LOC123890003 gene encoding uncharacterized protein LOC123890003, translating into MFNPTTPPTMEMKIVDPVLSTTTPMKGRKAPPSHYTFKMQCFSLLSKASIEKCVSEEFEAGNYKWRLSIYPSGNTKGNGQGHVSIYLMLVDPPSLPIDWEVNAIINFSAYNFRDDEYVTTQDATVRRFHVLKIEWGIPKFINLDTFLDPLNGYLVDDTCVFGAEVFIVKISNKGDCLSIIPPVTISHSWKFGKFSFANLDKYESESFVGGDYKWKLLLYPNGVVEGKGISISLFLALEVSTLPPNTKLVVDCTLRAKDQITGQHAQRNFNRKFTSSNLVWGSRQLVALTKLKNPNNGFLVEDTCIFEVEFVVIGLLTPGID; encoded by the exons ATGTTTAATCCAACAACGCCACCAACGATGGAGATGAAAATTGTTGATCCAGTATTGTCTACTACCACACCCATGAAAG GAAGGAAAGCTCCACCAAGTCATTACACATTCAAAATGCAGTGCTTCTCGTTGCTTTCTAAGGCCTCTATAGAAAAATGTGTCTCGGAAGAGTTTGAAGCAGGGAATTACAAATG GAGGTTGTCTATTTACCCAAGTGGGAACACAAAAGGAAACGGGCAAGGTCATGTTTCTATTTATTTGATGCTTGTTGACCCACCTTCCTTACCTATTGATTGGGAGGTCAATGCCATTATAAACTTCTCTGCGTACAATTTTAGAGACGATGAGTATGTTACGACTCAAG ATGCAACTGTTAGGCGTTTTCATGTACTGAAAATAGAGTGGGGTATTCCAAAATTCATCAACCTTGACACGTTTCTTGACCCTTTAAATGGATACCTTGTTGATGATACTTGTGTGTTTGGAGCTGAAGTTTTCATTGTTAAGATCTCGAATAAAGGCGACTGTTTATCCATCATACCTCCTGTCACTATTTCCCATAGTTGGAAATTTGGCAAATTTTCATTTGCAAATTTAGATAAGTACGAGTCTGAATCATTTGTAGGTGGAGATTATAAATG gAAACTCCTTTTATATCCCAATGGAGTCGTTGAGGGAAAGGGTATTagtatttcattatttttagctCTAGAAGTCTCAACTCTTCCACCTAACACTAAACTTGTTGTGGATTGCACTCTTCGCGCCAAAGACCAAATTACTGGACAACATGCTCAACGAAATT TTAATCGCAAGTTCACTAGCTCAAATTTAGTGTGGGGGTCTAGACAGCTTGTGGCGTTGACTAAATTAAAAAATCCAAATAATGGATTTTTGGTGGAAGATACTTGTatatttgaagttgaatttGTAGTTATTGGATTACTTACACCCGGAATTGATTGA